The DNA segment GAAGAAGGAGTACACTATAATCTGGAAGATGGAAAAATTACACCTACGGACAAAATGGCATCTGAGACTAATTTCACTTATGTCTACCAGCTTATTGGCCGTGATGATGAGCAATACCTGATTACCAAGTTTCCAGAATGGAATGAAATTATTCCTTTTTCTGCAAAAATACCACGTTTCACTGTCTACAATAACGGTGTAGAAGCTCCGGAAGGATTTTACCTAGAAGACTTTAACAAATACGTAAATGAGGAACTAACAAAGTTCATTTACGGAAAACGTCCAATCTCCGAATATAAAGATTTTCTGAGTGAATTAGATAAGACTTTTGGATATCAAGAATATATGAAATCAGCAGCAGAACAATTAAAAGAAAAAGGGTTCATAGATAAATAGCTATAAAGGATTCGAGGCTGTGAAAGCTTCTCTATAACTAAAGTATAAATAGGTCACCTATGATAAAATCAAAATCATAGGCGGCCTATTATTCTTTTATCCATAACTTTTTAAAGTAAATTCCGTTGCGCAAAATCCTATATCAAGATATAATATAGGCTATCAGAAAGACAGAAATATCTCTGAAAAATACATTTATTAAAAACATCAGGAGAATATATTATGGAAACCAATCAGAAACTAAAGAAGAATTTCGGTGTCTGGACGGCGATATCCACGGTTGTGGGATGTGTCATCGGTGCCGGAGTATTCTTCAAGCCATATGCGATCTATCAGGCCACAGGAGGTGCTCCCGGCATGGGGATCCTGGCATGGATCTTTGGCGGACTGGCAAGCATCGTGGCTGCTCTCACATTTGCGGAAGTTGCCGTCTTGATCCCAGAAACCGGAGGTATGGTGGCTTATCTGGGTGAGGTCTACAATGAAAAAATCGGCTTTTTGGCCGGGTGGATGCAGACTGTAATTTTTTATCCGGCATTTTTGGCCGGATACGGTGTAAAAGTTGGCTCGGAGATTGGAGAATATATAGGAATGAGGTATGAGCTTCCCATTGCAATAGCCGTCATCCTATTCCTGGTTTCACTAAACACTTTAGGCTCCAGAACCTCCGGACGTATTCAAGTCGTTTCCACCATATGTAAACTAATTCCGCTTATCTTATTGATGGTTTTTGGATTCATCTTTGGAGGCGGAAACAATCCGATTTTTACACCGATAGTTGCAGCAGATAAAAATCCTTCCTCTGTTCTCGGTTCTACCCTGCTGGCCGTTCTTTTTGCTTTTGAAGGCTGGACAAATGTAGGTGCAATTGCCGGAGAGATGAAACATCCCGGTCGTGACCTTCCCCGTGCTATTGTCGGCGGTGTCTCTATCATCATGGCAGTATATCTTATAATTAACGTTGCATACTTATGGGTACTTCCGGCTAATCAGCTTATGACTCTGGAATCACCCGCATCTGCAGTGGCTATGAAAATCTTTGGACCGACTGGAGGTTTATTAATTAAGATTGGTATCATCATATCCGTCATAGGAGCCGCCAATGGTTTCCTGATGTCCGGATCACGGGTTACATATCTGCTTGCATCAAAAAAATCTCTTCCCGCAAGTAGTTCTCTTAGTAAACTAAATAGAAATCAGGTGCCTGCCAACGCAATCATCCTGATTGGATTTCTTGCCTGTCTTTATTCATTAAGCGGAAGATTCGATATGTTGACAGATCTTGCTGTATTTTCCTGTTGGATCTTTTATACCTTAACCTTCACCTGTGTCATAAAGCTGCGCAGGATAAAACCAGGTGTACCACGCAAATACAAAGTCCCTTTTTATCCTGTTACTCCGATTCTGGCAATTCTAAGCGGTTTTTATGTGATAATCAGCCAGCTCTTCCTTTCAGGCAGATTCACTCGGGTCCTCTCTTTTGGAAGTATCCTCATCACTTTGCTAGGACTTCCGGTATATCATCTTTCAAAAAAATATTATAGTGCCTCAACGAAATAATATGAATACGAATTAAAAAAAGCAGGTCATTCTTTTTATTTGAATGGCCTGCCTTTAGCATTTAATCCGCCGGTGAGTTATCTTCCGGTACAATGATGTTCAAGATGAATACAATCAGGAAAGAAACCATCAGAGAACTTCCCATGATGTTTTTAACCATTTGCGGACAGAACTGAAGAATCTGTGGAACTGCATCGATTCCAACACCAATAGCAAGAGAAATACCGACAATCATCTTATTGCGGTAATTCAATGGCTGTTCCGTCAACAGCTGAATCCCTGACATTGTGATTGCTGCAAATACGGTAATTGTAGCACCTCCAAGTACAGGCTGAGGAATTGTAGCCACCAGTGCACTGAATTTCGGACATACACCTGCAAGAGCCATAAATCCAACAACCAGAACAAATACTCTCTTTGAAACAACTTTCGTTGTTGCTATCAGTCCGACGTTCTGGCTATAAGGATCTGTCGGAAGTCCTCCAAAACAAGCACCTATCATACCACAAATACTTTGTCCTTTAATTGCTCCGCCGAGTTCCTTATCAGTTGCCTGTCTTCCGAAACCACCCATTGCAGTTGATGATACATCACCGATCGTCTGTACTGCCTGTACTACATACATTAATATCATCATAATGATTGCATCAGGATGAAATTCCAGTCCAAAATGAAATGGCGTAGGTACTGAAAGAATTTTCGCATCTACCACACCTTTAAAACTAATGGTATCTCCCATAAATAGAGCTACAATATAACCGATTACAATACCAATCAGCATTCCGGAAACTTTTATGTAGCCTTTTCCGAATAAACTGCAGCCAAGAGTAACAACTAGAGTAATAATTGCAAGAATCCATGCTTTCCCCGAACCAAAATCTTCCGCCTGAGCATTTCCTCCTCCAATGTACGTAAGGGCTGTTTTATACAGTGATAACCCAATACTAAGAACCACCGTTCCACTGACAATCGGAGGAAAAAATCTTCGTATCTTGCTCATTGCCATTCCAATGAATATTGAAACAAACCCTGCTACTAGCTGTGCTCCGAAGATTGCCGCTATGCCATACTGTTTACCAATCATAGTAAGTATCGGCATATATGCGAATGCAACACCCATGACATTCGGCAATCCCATACCGAATCCGAATACCGGGAATAGTTGTAACAAAGTAGTGATTGCACCAATCAGCATAGCTGCCTGAGTCAGCATGATCTGATCTTTTGCTGAGAGATTACATGTAGCTGCTATTAGCATTGGCGGTGTAATATTCCCTACCAACATAGCGAGCACATGCTGAAGTGCCTGAGGAACTGCACTTCCCCACGATGGTGTTCCATCCAATTTAAAGAGTTCGGAGTTTGATCTTCTTGTTGCCTTTTCCATATTCCATCCTAACCTTTCTTATCCTTTTGTACAAGAATTACTTCATCATATAATTCTTTTTTGTACATTAAAGATAATATAAGATAGATTTATCAACTTGTCAATCTAAATAATTTTTTTGATTTTCAAAATATAATATTATGTTAACTTTATATATTCAAAAAGCACATGTAAATTGTATAATTACAATTTACATGATACCAGGGTCAAAAGGTCCTGCGTTTCATGCTTGCATGAAAAAGCATGACCTTGGGACCCGAACAAACATGAGAAAGTAACCCGATTAGGGTGTATTTCGAATGTTTGTAGGATTGTGAGAGCTCGAAGAGCGTAACAATCCGTGTATCATAAGGGGTCAAATTACTTTTGACCCCAACACCATTTACATGTGCTTACGATCAATGGAAGAGAAAGCTTCTTAAAATCTTTCCCTGACTGTCATAAACCATTTTATAAACTTCTGCATATTCCGGATGATTTATATAATCGTAAGAGACACCCAAAGGCTCTTCATAATAACCACAGTAGCCATCTTTTTCTGACATCTTATACTGGTTATTATTTTCAGACTGATAACTTGGATCTTTAATAACTAAAATATGAAAAATCTCTCCTGATTCTAGTGCTCCCTTCTGGTAGGCAAGATACTGTTCACTGTGATAGCATGTGATAACAACACTGCCATCTTCCTTTGTTTCATTGGAAAATATTACTTTTCCATCCCAGGCAGACGGATAGTTGAAACTGAATTTTTTTCCGTCTATGTAATTCTCATATATAACATCCTGCTCCGGATCATCTGGTGATTGAATTACCTTATCATTACTTTGTGAATCCGATGAATCTTCTGTCTTATCATTAGTCTCTGGCATCGCCTCCGCCGCCAATGTTGTATCTTGATCCATATCCTGATCTATTTTCTTATCTGTTTCATTCTCAGGTGCTGATTCTTCGTTTTCTCTGGTATCGGCTATAACCTGCTCCCTGAGTTTTTTGTATTCATTTTGAACCTTCACTGTTTTTTCTGCCATTTTCTTGTTAAAATTATAGGAATAGATAACACAACCTGAAAGCAATATAACTGCCAGGACAAGGATCAGAATACCAAACCCGGCAATATATTTTCTCTTCTTCTTTTCTTCAGAACTTTCAATATCCTCAACGGT comes from the Blautia liquoris genome and includes:
- a CDS encoding uracil-xanthine permease family protein, whose amino-acid sequence is MEKATRRSNSELFKLDGTPSWGSAVPQALQHVLAMLVGNITPPMLIAATCNLSAKDQIMLTQAAMLIGAITTLLQLFPVFGFGMGLPNVMGVAFAYMPILTMIGKQYGIAAIFGAQLVAGFVSIFIGMAMSKIRRFFPPIVSGTVVLSIGLSLYKTALTYIGGGNAQAEDFGSGKAWILAIITLVVTLGCSLFGKGYIKVSGMLIGIVIGYIVALFMGDTISFKGVVDAKILSVPTPFHFGLEFHPDAIIMMILMYVVQAVQTIGDVSSTAMGGFGRQATDKELGGAIKGQSICGMIGACFGGLPTDPYSQNVGLIATTKVVSKRVFVLVVGFMALAGVCPKFSALVATIPQPVLGGATITVFAAITMSGIQLLTEQPLNYRNKMIVGISLAIGVGIDAVPQILQFCPQMVKNIMGSSLMVSFLIVFILNIIVPEDNSPAD
- a CDS encoding APC family permease, yielding METNQKLKKNFGVWTAISTVVGCVIGAGVFFKPYAIYQATGGAPGMGILAWIFGGLASIVAALTFAEVAVLIPETGGMVAYLGEVYNEKIGFLAGWMQTVIFYPAFLAGYGVKVGSEIGEYIGMRYELPIAIAVILFLVSLNTLGSRTSGRIQVVSTICKLIPLILLMVFGFIFGGGNNPIFTPIVAADKNPSSVLGSTLLAVLFAFEGWTNVGAIAGEMKHPGRDLPRAIVGGVSIIMAVYLIINVAYLWVLPANQLMTLESPASAVAMKIFGPTGGLLIKIGIIISVIGAANGFLMSGSRVTYLLASKKSLPASSSLSKLNRNQVPANAIILIGFLACLYSLSGRFDMLTDLAVFSCWIFYTLTFTCVIKLRRIKPGVPRKYKVPFYPVTPILAILSGFYVIISQLFLSGRFTRVLSFGSILITLLGLPVYHLSKKYYSASTK